From the Oscillospiraceae bacterium genome, the window CTCTTCCGGAAGATAAATCCTACGGCGATTATCTGAATCCGGATTCAATTAAAAAAATTTCCGGAGCGAAGCTTGAATTATCGCTTTCTAATGCAAAGCCGGGCGATAAGTATCAATTTGTCAGAAACGGATATTTTTGCAGAGATACAAAAAACGCCGGTACATTTAACAGTATTGTAGATTTAAAAGACAGCTATACAATAAAAGAAAAATAACATATAGTGCAGATTGAACAAAATGTGTATGATTCTGTTGTCAAATATGTACATTGACATTCGCTTGATTATAATATAAAATGTGATAAGATAGTTATTATTAATTAAGGGAGGTCGCAATTAAGAAATGAAAAAAACGACAGCGTTAATCTTATGTATACTTTTTGTTTTATCCGCATTTGTCGCTGCTGTTTCGGGGTGCTCGCTTATTCCCGGAAATAAAACAGGAAAAGGTGTAACCGAAACTGTTACCGGTACAAATGCAACCTCTTCCGATGAAGAGCCATGGCCTGTACGGGACATGGGTGAATCTGTTTTTCGCATTCTCGGTAGAAGCGGGTTTAAGAATAAGGACTATATCTACAATCCTGAAACCGAAGATGACGTAATAAACGATGCCTTGAATACGAGAAACGAATGGCTAAAGGATCATTATAACTTTACTTTGGAATTTACTGAAGTAGCTGATGCGGAGTATATGGCGACCGCAAAAGCCGAGCTCAGCGGCGGTACAGCCGGATATGATCTTTTTGTAGCTCCCGGAAGGACAATTGCAACCATTTCGCAGGAAGGTTCTCTGATAGACCTTGCTTCGCAAAAAAATATTGATCTGAAAGCCGAATGGTGGGATCAGAGCGCAAACAGAGATCTTTCTATTGCAGGACGCGTTTTTATCACCACCGGCGCAATGTCGACTTCAGATATGAACAGCACATATGTTATATTCTTTAATAAAGATCTTATTGAAGAAAAATCACTTGAAAATCCGTATCAGCTTGTGTATGACAACAAATGGACTATTGATAAAATGCTGGAGCTGTGCAAAGGCGTTAAAGTTGACATCAACGACGACGGAAAATGGACTAATGTCGATATGTACGGTTATGTATGCGAGAACTATGATTCTTACGCAATGTTTTTCTCGAGCGGTGAAAAAGTTATAGGAAAAGATAATGATGATCTTCCCGCATTATGTGTTAATACTTCTCGCGCCAGCGAAGTTATTGATTCACTAAAAACTTTTTACTCTGATGAAAGCACATATGTTAATTTGGCAGCAGATATTATACCTATAATCAAAGCTGGAAGATCAGTTTTTTGCGGAACAATTCTCGGCGCAATAAGTTCTTACAGAGAAATGGAAGCCGATTTTGGCATTATTCCTCTTCCTAAATACGAAGTTGATCAGGATGAATACATAAGCCCTGTGAGTGCTGCGACAACCGGTTCATTGATCGGAGTTCCAGTTTCATCGACAGATATCGATGCTTCGACATTTATGCTTGAAATGCTTTGCAGAAAATCACTCACGACGCTCCGCACCGCATATTATGATGTTGTGGTCACAAAGCAGAGCCTGCGTGATGAAGATTCCAAAAAGATGCTTGAAAAAATTCAAGCTGGTCATATGTTTGATATCGCTTATATGAATGATTGGGGCGGATGGTTCCTATGGCTGTATAGTATAGCGGGAAATCCTTCAGGAGCTAACCTTGCTTCACAGTTTGACGCGCAGCAAGCTAACACGAACAAGCTTATTCAAGACACGATTGACGTTTACATGAAATATATAAACGAATAAAAAGCGATTATAATTCCTTTCTTTTTACAAATGGAAATCGGTCTGTCGGTAAAACGGCAGGCCGGTTTTCATTTGTCAGAATTTTTCGAGTATGTATTTTATTGTAAATTTTCAATTTTAAAATTTATTATACATTATCTGCAAAAAGGTATTGACAAAAATAAAAGCGCATATTATAATGATATAAACTCTTTGCACTGCATTGTGTTTCTCAAATGAAATACGAGATCAACAGTACAACTGAGCAGGCGATGCACCTTTATAAGGTCATGGGGCCGGGCCGTCCAACGAGCGGCAACAGATGATGAATCGAAGCACATCTGTGGGACAGTAGTATGTTCCATAGAGGTGCTATTTTTGTACCCAAATGGAACCGAAGACCTCAGGTGGAGTGCCATAGGAGAAATCAAACGCCGCCAAAAAGCGAAAACGGAGGTTCTTTTATGACAGACAACAAACAGAATATGACGGGGCTCACAACAGCCCAAGCGAAAGGATTACAGGACAAGTACGGCAAAAACGAATTGACACAGCAAAAAAATGAAAGCTTTATAAAAAAAGTGTTTCATATTGTTTGCGAGCCAATGTTTTTGTTGTTAATTATTGCCGCGGTTATTTATTTTTTACTAGGAGAACCGAGAGACGGCGCAATAATGCTTGTTTTTGTAGTCGGTATTATCAGTATTGATGTAATTCAAGAATGGAAAACCGATAAAACACTAAACGCGCTGAAAGATTTATCTGCTCCGCATGTTGAGGTGATTCGCGATGGAAAACAACAGATCATCGCAAGCATTGATCTTGTTCCGGGCGATTTTATGTTTATATGCGAAGGTGTAAAAATTCCTGCGGACGGTTCAATTATTAAATGCAGCGATCTTTGTGTAGATGAGTCTTCTTTGACAGGCGAGGCAGAAGGTGTATGGAAAACTGACACTGAACACACACAGCCAACAAAAGATTATTGGAAAAAGGATTATTGTTATGCCGGTACGCTTGTTACGCAGGGAACGGCAATTGTTTTGGTGGATAAAATCGGTTCACTGACCGAATATGGTAAAATAGGAGCCAATATTTCATCTGCTCCGGATGAAAAAACCCCGCTTCAGAAACAAACGGGCAGCCTTGTCAAGCTGTGCGCAGGGATTGCGGCTGTGCTTTTTGCGCTTGTTGGTTTGATAACATATTTAAATATTCCTGATCATAAAATCAACGATCGTATAATCGAAAGCATTTTATCTGGAATTACTCTTGCAATGGCTATGATTCCGGAAGAATTTCCTGTAATTCTCACTGTGTTTCTATCCATGGGCGCATGGCGTTTGGCTAAAAAGAAATCACTTGTCCGCAAACTGCCATCTGTCGAGACACTCGGGGCGGTTTCCGTGCTTTGTGTCGATAAAACCGGAACAATAACCATGAATCAGATGAAGGTTCAAAAAACCTGGGCTTTGAACGGCGATGATCACACACTGCTTGAGACTATGGCATTGGGATGTGAGGTTGACGCTTATGACCCGATGGAAAAAGCAATGCTTTCTTATTGCTCTGAGAAAGGTATTATTGAAGAAAAGCTTTTTTCAGGTGATCTCATTACGGAATATGCATTTACAAACGAGCTGAAGATGATGGGGCACGTCTGGCGCCGAAACGATGAAATTATTATCGCTGCAAAAGGATCTCCGGAACATATATTGACTCTATGTAATAATGCTGACATAGACTTAAATATTATACAAGAAAGAATCACGCAGATGTCTGCCGAGGGATTGCGCGTAATTGCGGTTGCTGAAGCAAATCCGGAATCGGAAGCTGAAATACCCGAAAATATCACGAAATGCCATCTCACACTGCTCGGTTTAATCGGACTCGCAGATCCGCCAAGAGAAGGTGTAAAGAATGACATAGAAACCTGCAACAAAGCCGGGATACGCGTGGTAATGATCACCGGAGATAATGGTATTACAGCGTCTGCAATCGCCAGGAAAGTCGGTATGAAAAATTGTGAAAGCATTATAACCGGAGATATGCTTGACAATATGAGCGATGAAGAGCTGCGTGAGAAAGTCAAATCTGTCAGCATTTTTTCTCGGGTTATACCGGAACACAAAATGCGTATTGTGAAAGCTTTCAAAGGAAACGGTGAAATTGTCGCCATGACCGGTGACGGTGTCAACGATGCGCCGGCTTTAAAATATGCAGATATAGGCATTGCCATGGGTAAACGCGGCAGCGAGGTATCACGAGAAGCAGCTGATCTTATCCTGATGGATGATAATTTCAACACTATTGTTGAAACGGTGAAAGACGGAAGAAGAATTTATGATAATATTCGAAAAGCAGTAGGATATGTATTTTCAATTCACATTCCAATTGCGTTGGCTTCGCTGCTTGCTCCGTTTTTGGGAATAACTCCTTCTGCGCTGCTTTTGCTTCCGCTTCATGTTGTTTTACTTGAGTTGATCATTGACCCTACATGCTCCGTCGTTTTAGAACGTCAGCCGGCGGAAACCGACATTATGGAAAGATCTCCTCGTAATCCAAAGCAAAAGCTTATAAACACAGCCATATTGATGAAGAGCCTTCTACAGGGAATTATTATGTTTACCGCGTCTTTTTGTACGTATTATTATATGCTCAACCAGGATTCCAATGCGATAGTTGCCCGTTCTATGGGATTGACAATAATTATTATGTCTAACCTGTTTCTTGTGCTGGTCAACAGCTCCGACCGCGATTTTATATTTCATTCTGTCTCACGTTTGGTTAAAGACAAAGTTATGTGGCTTGCTTTTTCAGGAACAATTATAATACTGACAGTGATTTTATATTCGCCGCTGAATATATTCCTGAAGCTTGCGCCGCTAAGTGCCGGGCAGCTTCTTATTTCCATAGGTATTGCGGCGGCAGCGGTTTTATGGTATGAACTTGTTAAGCTTGCGAAAAAAATTGCAAAACATATAAGCGCATAATTGGTGATTTGGTAAAATATTTACAACTCAACGTTTAATTAAGGCATTGAATGTTAAAAATCAGTATACTGAGTTATTACTCGGCATACTGATTTTTGGTTCTTGGCATACTTATTTATATCAGGAAGGAGGATACTCTTTTTGTGTCAAAATTTTTGTATTTTCTTATAGCTCCGAAAAAATGAATTGAGTATTATGATCTTCTGTTCATGATCATGCTCAGAAAAGCGGCTAAACCAAAGCTTCTTGTATTTCTAATAATTTGCTCAGCAGAATTATAATTGTAATATTTATTCAGGAGGATAAAAATATAATGTTATTCGGCAAGAAAAAAATAAAGACAAAATGTTGCTGTGAGGGCTCCTGCGGAGCGGAGGAAAGTAAAACAGAGGGAAAAAGTAAAGCGGTGGTTGGTGAAAAAATTATAATACTTGGATCAGTGTGCGCAAAATGCAATCAACTTGAAGCAAATACCAAGGAAGCGCTTACGCTTCTCGGTATTTCAGATGAAATTGAACATGTAACCGATTTTGCGCAGATAGCTTCATGCGGAGTCATGTT encodes:
- a CDS encoding extracellular solute-binding protein, translated to MKKTTALILCILFVLSAFVAAVSGCSLIPGNKTGKGVTETVTGTNATSSDEEPWPVRDMGESVFRILGRSGFKNKDYIYNPETEDDVINDALNTRNEWLKDHYNFTLEFTEVADAEYMATAKAELSGGTAGYDLFVAPGRTIATISQEGSLIDLASQKNIDLKAEWWDQSANRDLSIAGRVFITTGAMSTSDMNSTYVIFFNKDLIEEKSLENPYQLVYDNKWTIDKMLELCKGVKVDINDDGKWTNVDMYGYVCENYDSYAMFFSSGEKVIGKDNDDLPALCVNTSRASEVIDSLKTFYSDESTYVNLAADIIPIIKAGRSVFCGTILGAISSYREMEADFGIIPLPKYEVDQDEYISPVSAATTGSLIGVPVSSTDIDASTFMLEMLCRKSLTTLRTAYYDVVVTKQSLRDEDSKKMLEKIQAGHMFDIAYMNDWGGWFLWLYSIAGNPSGANLASQFDAQQANTNKLIQDTIDVYMKYINE
- a CDS encoding thioredoxin family protein; translated protein: MLFGKKKIKTKCCCEGSCGAEESKTEGKSKAVVGEKIIILGSVCAKCNQLEANTKEALTLLGISDEIEHVTDFAQIASCGVMFTPALMMGEKVISSGRVLKAEEIIELLKKQ
- a CDS encoding cation-translocating P-type ATPase produces the protein MTDNKQNMTGLTTAQAKGLQDKYGKNELTQQKNESFIKKVFHIVCEPMFLLLIIAAVIYFLLGEPRDGAIMLVFVVGIISIDVIQEWKTDKTLNALKDLSAPHVEVIRDGKQQIIASIDLVPGDFMFICEGVKIPADGSIIKCSDLCVDESSLTGEAEGVWKTDTEHTQPTKDYWKKDYCYAGTLVTQGTAIVLVDKIGSLTEYGKIGANISSAPDEKTPLQKQTGSLVKLCAGIAAVLFALVGLITYLNIPDHKINDRIIESILSGITLAMAMIPEEFPVILTVFLSMGAWRLAKKKSLVRKLPSVETLGAVSVLCVDKTGTITMNQMKVQKTWALNGDDHTLLETMALGCEVDAYDPMEKAMLSYCSEKGIIEEKLFSGDLITEYAFTNELKMMGHVWRRNDEIIIAAKGSPEHILTLCNNADIDLNIIQERITQMSAEGLRVIAVAEANPESEAEIPENITKCHLTLLGLIGLADPPREGVKNDIETCNKAGIRVVMITGDNGITASAIARKVGMKNCESIITGDMLDNMSDEELREKVKSVSIFSRVIPEHKMRIVKAFKGNGEIVAMTGDGVNDAPALKYADIGIAMGKRGSEVSREAADLILMDDNFNTIVETVKDGRRIYDNIRKAVGYVFSIHIPIALASLLAPFLGITPSALLLLPLHVVLLELIIDPTCSVVLERQPAETDIMERSPRNPKQKLINTAILMKSLLQGIIMFTASFCTYYYMLNQDSNAIVARSMGLTIIIMSNLFLVLVNSSDRDFIFHSVSRLVKDKVMWLAFSGTIIILTVILYSPLNIFLKLAPLSAGQLLISIGIAAAAVLWYELVKLAKKIAKHISA